From the genome of Globicephala melas chromosome 16, mGloMel1.2, whole genome shotgun sequence, one region includes:
- the FGFBP3 gene encoding fibroblast growth factor-binding protein 3, which produces MSPLRLRASLSLLLLLGGYLLEGAGRNQGAVGSAVESAPGPAGGSSGRFVSPERHACSWHLLPPAPGPAAGSELALRCQGPDGARHQCAYRGEPGRCPIYAASRSHYWKQVLGGLRRKRRPCHDPAPLKARLCAGKKGQGAELRLVPHASPFVSPTGAGFPRDPKLRARSRGQPRETARNPTVGAPPPSNAPPKGKPSEKKTKGGKRKAAWNSDEERSLGTRPDPDELDENTKLTETYCAEKWHSLCNFFVNFWNG; this is translated from the coding sequence ATGAGTCCTCTGAGGCTGCGAGCGTCTCTCtcgttgctgctgctgctgggtggCTACCTCCTCGAGGGCGCCGGGAGAAACCAGGGGGCGGTCGGCAGCGCGGTCGAGTCAGCCCCGGGCCCCGCGGGCGGCTCCTCCGGTCGCTTCGTCAGCCCCGAGCGGCATGCTTGCAGCTGGCATCTCCTGCCGCCCGCCCCAGGGCCCGCGGCGGGCAGCGAGCTGGCGCTGCGCTGCCAGGGCCCGGACGGGGCGCGCCACCAGTGTGCCTACCGCGGGGAGCCGGGGCGCTGCCCGATCTATGCCGCCAGCCGCTCGCACTACTGGAAGCAGGTGCTGGGTGGGCTGCGCAGGAAGCGGCGGCCCTGCCACGACCCCGCGCCGCTCAAGGCCCGCCTGTGCGCGGGCAAGAAGGGCCAGGGCGCGGAGCTGCGCCTGGTGCCCCATGCATCCCCATTCGTCAGCCCTACTGGGGCGGGCTTTCCCCGGGATCCCAAGCTCCGGGCCAGGAGCCGGGGGCAGCCCCGAGAGACCGCGCGCAACCCCACCGTAGGGGCCCCGCCTCCCTCGAACGCGCCGCCCAAAGGGAAGCCCTCTGAGAAGAAGaccaaaggaggcaagagaaagGCTGCATGGAACTCAGACGAGGAGCGATCTCTGGGGACCCGGCCCGATCCCGACGAGCTGGACGAGAACACGAAGCTCACGGAGACCTACTGTGCTGAGAAGTGGCATTCCCTCTGCAACTTCTTTGTCAATTTCTGGAATGGCTGA